One genomic window of Nakamurella panacisegetis includes the following:
- a CDS encoding winged helix DNA-binding domain-containing protein, whose translation MISMSAAERRRRLQTRHRLTADTRVADIVATADAMIALHATDPATVFLSAWARVGRSSQPEMADAISVHKRLVRMMAMRRTMFVVGDDLAPVLQASSAVEVAATQRKRLLSALAQAGLDGDLDAWLTDVSASTMRALISRGHAQAADLVADEPRLNTVLDISPGKSYGGPQKITSRVLTLLALEGRIVRGATVGGWTSNRTEWWPADAWMPGGLGHLDPAAARVELAARWLRVFGPAPVADLKWWTGWTLGQVRAALTSVPTVEVDLDGTPGVALADDLDPTPEPEPTAALLPALDPTPMGWAERGWFLGDHRSQLFDATGNIGPTILWRGSVVGGWAQRPDGQIRTHLLQDIGSAGQDAVDARAAELRDWLGPLRAVPRFHTPLERELLR comes from the coding sequence ATGATCAGCATGAGTGCGGCCGAGCGACGACGACGCCTGCAGACCCGCCATCGGCTGACGGCGGACACCCGGGTGGCCGACATCGTGGCCACGGCGGACGCCATGATCGCCCTGCACGCGACCGACCCGGCGACCGTGTTCCTGTCCGCCTGGGCGCGCGTGGGCCGGAGCTCCCAGCCGGAGATGGCCGATGCCATCTCCGTACACAAGCGTCTGGTCCGGATGATGGCCATGCGGCGCACCATGTTCGTGGTGGGCGATGACCTGGCGCCGGTCCTCCAGGCCTCCTCGGCCGTGGAAGTAGCCGCGACCCAACGGAAACGGCTGCTGTCGGCCCTGGCCCAGGCCGGGCTGGACGGTGATCTGGACGCCTGGCTGACCGACGTGAGCGCATCCACCATGCGGGCCCTGATCAGCCGCGGGCACGCCCAGGCGGCCGATCTCGTGGCCGACGAACCGCGATTGAACACCGTCCTGGACATCTCTCCCGGCAAGTCGTACGGCGGGCCGCAGAAGATCACCAGCCGCGTCCTGACCCTGCTCGCGCTGGAGGGCCGGATCGTCCGCGGCGCCACCGTGGGCGGCTGGACGTCGAACCGCACCGAGTGGTGGCCGGCCGACGCCTGGATGCCCGGCGGGCTGGGCCACCTTGACCCGGCCGCCGCCCGGGTCGAGTTGGCCGCTCGATGGTTGCGCGTGTTCGGGCCGGCACCGGTTGCCGACCTGAAGTGGTGGACGGGCTGGACTCTCGGGCAGGTGCGGGCGGCCCTGACATCGGTCCCGACCGTCGAGGTCGATCTCGACGGCACGCCCGGGGTCGCCCTCGCCGACGACCTGGATCCGACACCCGAGCCGGAGCCGACCGCGGCGCTGCTGCCGGCACTGGACCCCACGCCGATGGGGTGGGCCGAGCGCGGATGGTTCCTGGGCGACCATCGGTCCCAGCTGTTCGACGCCACCGGCAACATCGGTCCGACCATCTTGTGGCGGGGGAGCGTCGTCGGGGGGTGGGCGCAGCGCCCGGACGGCCAGATCCGCACCCACCTGTTGCAGGACATAGGTTCTGCCGGCCAGGACGCCGTCGACGCCCGGGCCGCCGAGTTGCGCGACTGGCTGGGTCCCCTGCGCGCCGTGCCCCGGTTCCACACTCCGCTGGAACGCGAACTGCTGAGGTGA
- a CDS encoding glycosyl hydrolase, producing the protein MNAATPMSGGLTRRRMIGLSAAVTAGMLAPASNVLADADSTMPKPQPLSGVSGHGIAAFARPPASVAPKFRWWWPNGQVDPDEIAREVDQVADAGFGGLEVADVHHSVAAGRLDVQKYGWGSPAWVTAANRALTQAKRRGITLDFTMGPSWPSAVPTITPDSVAASQELAPGFVTIAGGASFAGPVPPPTIAPASGANNATLLAVQAIAVAGPAVKAVTPLDPASLIDLTSAVVGTDRAATVSWTAPTGSSSWILIAYWQRGSGQQPEAGPHTSPTAYVVDHFSAAGIAAVTDFWEENILSAGMKRLLKESAVAFFEDSLEIETPTTIWTPGFPRLFTASRGYDILPYLSVLVEQKGKFLFTFDAATTTGVRDDYNTVLSELYRDHHLLVLRNWANRLGMKLRVQPYGLSTDSIAYAGLLDIPEGESLGFKNLDDYRCLAGGRDLGGRNLLSCESICYAGQAYNTTWTQALQTIGSFYAAGVNQTVIHGFAYADAPGATWPGFAAFSPYDGGAIGYGEAWGPRQPTWAHMSDIGRYLSRTQLVLQTGVPKYDIVFYRQKGYVSTGIGAPWATASGIPIGWTHGFLSSGTLDFPLAQVKGGVLAPEGPAYKALVLGPDQFTGGQYGLRLEDAEKLLAFSKAGLPIVVLGTWSPAVTGGRPDQAANAALAPILAELLARPNVRQVLDQNSIPDALAALGVTPAVTHDNTTLMHVHRVAGDTDLYYLSNAKHSEKIKPLPIDQSVHLTSTAADAVPYRLDAWTGEITPIAEYTRAGRTITVNVTLNAGEGTIVALAPASRSSHRTGDDVHAVSTEADSVRRDDRSLVIRDSTAGTYRTTLSDGRVRTTTIGPVPAPIPMTAWSLQVEDWQPGAAVTSTIKPLVAVDLPALVPWSSVPAIQDASGIGHYRTTVTLPRTWSSTTGAVLDLGVVNGTFRVKVNGRAADPTSVLRPRIDLGGLLRPGPNVIEVEVASTLLNRLRTVTPAVYGVAARQSYGLLGPVQLLPYVEAVVR; encoded by the coding sequence ATGAATGCTGCGACACCCATGTCCGGCGGCCTGACCAGACGACGCATGATCGGTCTGTCCGCCGCGGTCACCGCCGGGATGCTCGCTCCAGCCTCCAACGTCCTCGCTGACGCGGACTCGACAATGCCCAAGCCGCAACCCCTTTCGGGCGTCTCCGGGCACGGGATCGCCGCGTTCGCTCGGCCACCGGCGTCGGTGGCACCCAAATTCCGCTGGTGGTGGCCGAACGGCCAGGTCGATCCGGACGAGATCGCCCGCGAGGTCGACCAGGTCGCGGACGCCGGCTTCGGCGGTCTCGAGGTCGCCGACGTCCACCACAGCGTGGCCGCCGGGCGGCTGGACGTGCAGAAGTACGGCTGGGGCTCGCCGGCCTGGGTGACCGCCGCCAACCGGGCACTGACCCAGGCCAAGCGTCGAGGCATCACACTCGACTTCACCATGGGCCCCTCGTGGCCGAGCGCGGTACCCACCATCACGCCCGATTCGGTCGCTGCGTCCCAGGAACTCGCACCGGGCTTCGTGACGATCGCCGGCGGGGCGAGCTTCGCCGGGCCGGTTCCGCCGCCGACGATCGCCCCGGCGAGTGGCGCGAACAACGCCACACTGCTTGCCGTGCAAGCCATTGCTGTCGCGGGTCCGGCCGTCAAGGCGGTCACCCCACTCGATCCGGCCTCGCTGATCGACCTGACCTCGGCCGTGGTCGGGACGGACCGGGCGGCGACCGTCAGCTGGACCGCCCCCACCGGCAGCTCCTCCTGGATCTTGATCGCGTACTGGCAGCGGGGCTCGGGACAGCAGCCCGAAGCCGGACCGCACACGTCGCCGACGGCCTACGTGGTCGACCATTTCAGCGCGGCCGGGATCGCCGCGGTCACCGATTTCTGGGAGGAGAACATCCTGTCGGCCGGAATGAAGCGGCTGCTGAAGGAGTCGGCCGTCGCATTCTTCGAGGATTCCCTGGAGATCGAGACCCCGACGACGATCTGGACGCCGGGATTCCCACGGCTTTTCACCGCCTCCCGCGGCTACGACATACTTCCCTACCTGTCGGTCCTGGTCGAGCAGAAGGGCAAATTCCTCTTCACCTTCGACGCGGCCACCACCACCGGCGTCCGGGACGACTACAACACCGTCCTCTCGGAGCTGTACCGCGACCACCACTTGTTGGTATTGCGCAATTGGGCCAATCGCCTAGGAATGAAGCTCCGGGTCCAGCCGTACGGCCTGTCGACGGATTCGATCGCCTATGCCGGATTGCTCGACATTCCCGAGGGCGAATCCCTGGGTTTCAAGAATCTCGACGACTACCGGTGTCTGGCCGGCGGCCGGGACCTGGGTGGCCGGAACCTGCTGTCCTGCGAGTCCATCTGCTACGCCGGGCAGGCCTACAACACGACCTGGACCCAGGCGCTGCAGACCATCGGCAGCTTCTATGCGGCCGGTGTGAACCAGACCGTCATCCACGGGTTCGCCTACGCCGATGCCCCCGGGGCGACCTGGCCCGGATTCGCTGCGTTCTCCCCCTACGACGGTGGCGCCATCGGCTACGGCGAGGCCTGGGGCCCCCGGCAGCCCACCTGGGCCCACATGAGCGATATCGGGCGCTACCTGTCCCGCACCCAGCTCGTACTGCAGACCGGCGTCCCGAAGTACGACATCGTCTTCTACCGGCAGAAGGGCTACGTCTCCACCGGTATCGGGGCACCGTGGGCGACGGCGTCCGGCATCCCGATCGGCTGGACGCACGGTTTCCTGAGCTCCGGCACGCTCGACTTCCCGCTGGCGCAGGTGAAGGGCGGCGTGCTGGCGCCCGAGGGTCCGGCCTACAAGGCGCTCGTCCTCGGGCCCGACCAGTTCACCGGCGGCCAGTACGGTCTTCGCCTCGAGGACGCCGAGAAGTTGCTGGCGTTCAGCAAGGCCGGGTTGCCGATCGTCGTCCTCGGTACCTGGTCGCCCGCCGTCACCGGTGGCCGGCCCGATCAGGCCGCTAACGCCGCGCTGGCCCCGATCCTGGCCGAACTGCTGGCTCGACCCAACGTCCGTCAGGTCCTCGACCAGAACTCGATCCCCGACGCCCTGGCCGCGCTGGGGGTGACGCCGGCCGTCACTCACGACAACACGACGCTCATGCACGTGCATCGGGTCGCCGGCGACACCGATCTCTACTACCTGTCGAACGCCAAGCACAGCGAGAAGATCAAGCCGCTGCCGATCGACCAGTCGGTGCACCTGACGTCCACCGCGGCCGATGCCGTGCCCTACCGGCTGGACGCCTGGACCGGCGAGATCACGCCCATCGCCGAGTACACCCGGGCCGGTCGGACGATCACCGTCAACGTCACGCTCAACGCGGGCGAGGGCACCATCGTGGCGCTGGCCCCGGCGTCGCGGAGCTCGCACCGGACCGGTGACGACGTGCATGCGGTATCGACCGAGGCCGATTCCGTCCGGCGGGACGACCGGAGCCTGGTCATCCGGGACAGCACGGCCGGGACCTACCGCACCACGCTGTCCGACGGCCGCGTCCGGACCACCACCATCGGCCCGGTACCGGCGCCCATTCCGATGACCGCCTGGTCCCTTCAGGTCGAGGACTGGCAGCCCGGCGCGGCCGTCACCAGCACAATCAAGCCGTTGGTCGCCGTCGACCTGCCGGCACTGGTGCCGTGGTCGTCCGTCCCGGCGATCCAGGACGCATCCGGCATCGGGCACTATCGCACCACGGTCACGCTTCCTCGCACCTGGTCGTCGACCACCGGCGCGGTCCTGGATCTCGGCGTCGTCAACGGCACATTCCGAGTGAAGGTCAACGGCCGGGCGGCCGACCCGACCAGCGTGCTGCGACCCCGGATCGACCTCGGCGGCCTGCTCCGCCCCGGGCCGAATGTGATCGAGGTCGAAGTCGCCTCGACCTTGCTCAATCGTCTGCGCACCGTCACTCCCGCCGTCTACGGAGTGGCCGCCCGCCAGAGCTACGGCCTGCTCGGGCCGGTGCAGTTGTTGCCCTACGTCGAAGCCGTGGTGCGGTAG
- a CDS encoding family 78 glycoside hydrolase catalytic domain yields the protein MRIRSLVAVCATVTLITTGGVIAPAYGATPGRPETVKPAVVATAAPQATGLTTNDLTDPLGVGSTTPRLSWQLQDATRGSTQTAYRIRASNSIDQLAAAPTWDSGQVASAQSLDVPWGGAALTSSTRYYWQVQLTDNSGATSDWSTPAWFETGLLNTTDWDGSNWVGSAGTNSWSDYTLTSDFTINNSDKSAVGFIFRATDTSNEYMWQINYNEDQPGYALRPHTKVNGGYAVISGQTKDIGAVINGHGGPTAQHTITITVAGNLITTSIDGESVSSFTNGDHPTGGVGLRTNGIENATIKDMTVVAADGSTLFNPDLTKENPFTGGTTSATGLQISGDNEVWQSVAPPIVRGTFTTDTSKTIASARAYASAQGLYQLNLNGAQVGDEYLAPGWTDYNTTYQYQTYDITSQVKAGDNALGVQLADGWFAGNLLTGRNFWGSDLSVIAQVRVTYTDGTSSTFGSDSSWKASTGAVRSADLYNGESYDASKEQKGWDTTPFDDSSWSPVVTRASQTAKLKPQTDQPVRITGERPALTQKEPSPKAFVYDLGQNMVGTAKLTLTGKAGQQVRIRYAEVENPDGTIYTANLRSAKATDYYTFAADGTITFHPTLTQHGFRYVEVTGLDTAPALADVTGMVWGSAGGKTMDLSTSDALVNQIQSNITWGQRGNFVSIPTDTPARDERLGWTGDISEFASTATYNLDSEAFLSKWIGDLRTDQLSSGAYTDVAPSFSGFGSGNAGWADAGITVPYAVWQSYDNTAVIASGWSSMTKYMDYLASTSNNFQRDGGAYKDWLNLNDDTASNIIGTAFYAHSADLMSQMAAAIGNTDDATKYRTLYNNIRASYQASFIDAFGNLASNTQTGYAISISFGLAPDAVRTAMATNFVATLQRANWHLSTGFLGLKDLLPALTDIGRSDVAYRVLLNKDYPSWGYEISKGATTVWERWDSIGQNGQFGDVGMNSFNHYAYGSVGAWMYDTIGGISALEPGYRKSLIAPVPGGDLTHSSMDYQTPYGTVSSHWTVAAGSYHLNVSVPANTTARVVVPAVNPLAVTEGGQPLSKADGVVSDSDTGDTVTIEIGSGDYAFAVESPAADLASVKDGLAALGAKVTAANLTDAQRAALVADLGTANDDVDAALADPTVVATKAAAALAALKDASSLIAADLAAGPLDQAGSDALTGLLTPMLDSLGKAVAAALGLSVTTTAPTGEVLPGQTVNLSVTAVNGSTSDIADMGASLDLPAGWSATPASAAHVAVAAGQTATFAFAVSVPADATVGSNALVGRVEVPSQSGRVSIPASTTVTVGTPVTLTAAATPASAVPGGYARVKVALHNRSTTAVTGSVSLAVPTGWAVPDPSAPVTVAAGADATVTVVLLAPVTGTAGPISGITASFASSTQTLAQAAVPFTLTIGEPVATQVVDYLDMGNTGSAAADEPAHAVTFSSRSGNSPDEAGYTRRYTFKGTTDGFIQFTMKITKGQPFVLRARETYDGPQIKQYTVKVNGVLVNSRMFTHTGGVGTEMYQVLVDDPTLLTGDTVTVRFDNNPQGLNYDPSIADVWTLPAPGADTTAPAVTLTTDPAAPNGTNGWYTSPVTLTASATDDGDQFPVISAAVDGAEAAQVSAPITFTTDGIHTASVTAADAVGNVSAPTAWTAKVDATPPVSSGSVDPVTRQATFTAADNTSGVARIEYQLPGGGWLTATGPVTVGAAAVVISYRAVDQAGNVEATHQVSMPKAGVTLLTSTTLAVLSSGSVGAGGSVTLTVKVSGSGAVPTGAVRVTSRGVQVGQGVLSGGRVVLTIKASALLPGSYRLLVGYSGNAVYAASSDTVDLSVVKATSSTSLRVTPSTVVYGNSPKAVVVVQVPGLTATGIVTLSDGRRVIARGRLAKNAVTITLPATLSVGTHTLTASYSGDRSVKPSSGTAKLVVVKATAKVKAPARTVRASAKAVVGVTVSTNSKSIAAAGVVIVKAMAGRRLVATGAARLSGGRASVTLPKLSVGKYTLTVSYAGSTVVSAASVKTGLTVTK from the coding sequence ATGCGCATCAGATCCCTGGTCGCAGTTTGCGCGACCGTCACCCTCATCACGACCGGTGGGGTGATCGCACCCGCCTACGGCGCCACCCCGGGAAGGCCCGAGACGGTGAAGCCCGCGGTCGTTGCGACGGCCGCGCCCCAGGCCACTGGCCTCACCACCAACGACCTGACTGACCCGTTGGGCGTCGGGTCGACCACGCCGCGTCTGTCCTGGCAACTGCAGGACGCGACCCGCGGGAGCACACAGACCGCCTACCGGATCCGCGCCTCCAACTCGATCGATCAGCTGGCCGCCGCACCGACATGGGATTCCGGCCAGGTCGCCTCGGCCCAGTCGCTGGACGTCCCGTGGGGCGGCGCTGCGCTCACCTCGTCCACCCGCTACTACTGGCAGGTGCAGCTGACGGACAACTCCGGGGCCACCTCCGACTGGAGCACGCCGGCCTGGTTCGAGACCGGACTGCTGAACACGACGGACTGGGACGGCAGCAACTGGGTCGGATCGGCCGGGACGAACAGCTGGTCGGACTACACCCTGACGTCGGACTTCACCATCAACAACTCCGACAAGTCGGCCGTCGGGTTCATCTTCCGGGCCACCGACACCAGCAACGAGTACATGTGGCAGATCAACTACAACGAGGATCAGCCCGGCTACGCTCTCCGCCCGCACACCAAGGTCAACGGCGGTTACGCCGTGATTTCCGGCCAGACCAAGGACATCGGTGCGGTCATCAACGGCCACGGCGGACCCACCGCCCAGCACACCATCACCATCACGGTCGCCGGAAACCTCATCACCACCTCGATCGACGGGGAGTCGGTGAGCTCGTTCACCAACGGCGACCACCCGACCGGTGGCGTCGGCCTGCGGACCAACGGCATCGAGAACGCCACGATCAAGGACATGACGGTCGTCGCGGCCGACGGGAGCACGCTGTTCAATCCTGATCTCACCAAGGAGAACCCGTTCACCGGCGGGACCACCTCGGCCACCGGGTTGCAGATCAGCGGCGACAACGAGGTCTGGCAGAGCGTGGCGCCGCCGATCGTGCGCGGCACCTTCACCACCGACACGAGCAAGACCATCGCGTCGGCCCGGGCGTACGCCTCGGCCCAGGGTCTGTACCAGTTGAACCTCAACGGGGCTCAGGTCGGGGACGAGTACCTGGCGCCGGGCTGGACCGACTACAACACCACGTACCAGTACCAGACCTATGACATCACCAGCCAGGTGAAGGCCGGGGACAACGCGTTGGGCGTGCAACTGGCCGATGGCTGGTTCGCCGGCAACCTGCTGACCGGGCGCAACTTCTGGGGCTCCGACCTGTCCGTGATCGCCCAGGTGCGGGTCACGTACACCGACGGCACCAGCTCGACCTTCGGTTCCGACAGCAGCTGGAAGGCGTCCACCGGGGCAGTCAGGTCGGCCGACCTCTACAACGGTGAGTCCTACGACGCCAGCAAGGAGCAGAAGGGCTGGGACACCACGCCTTTCGACGACTCCAGCTGGAGTCCGGTGGTCACCCGGGCCTCGCAGACGGCCAAGCTCAAGCCGCAGACCGACCAGCCGGTGCGTATCACCGGTGAGCGTCCCGCGCTGACCCAGAAGGAGCCATCCCCGAAGGCGTTCGTCTACGACCTGGGCCAGAACATGGTCGGGACGGCCAAGCTGACGCTGACCGGCAAGGCCGGCCAGCAGGTCCGCATCCGCTACGCCGAGGTCGAGAACCCGGACGGCACCATCTACACCGCGAATCTCCGCTCGGCCAAGGCCACCGACTACTACACGTTCGCCGCCGACGGCACGATCACCTTCCATCCCACGCTGACCCAGCACGGCTTCCGCTACGTCGAGGTCACCGGCCTGGACACCGCGCCCGCGTTGGCCGACGTCACCGGCATGGTGTGGGGATCGGCCGGGGGCAAGACGATGGACCTGAGCACGTCCGACGCTTTGGTCAACCAGATCCAGAGCAACATCACCTGGGGGCAGCGGGGCAACTTCGTCTCCATCCCGACCGACACCCCGGCCCGTGACGAGCGGCTCGGCTGGACCGGCGACATCAGCGAATTCGCCAGCACCGCGACCTACAACCTGGACTCGGAGGCCTTCCTGTCCAAGTGGATCGGGGACCTGAGGACCGACCAGCTGAGCAGCGGCGCCTACACCGACGTCGCCCCGTCCTTCAGTGGATTCGGCAGCGGCAACGCGGGCTGGGCCGACGCCGGAATCACCGTGCCGTACGCGGTGTGGCAGAGCTACGACAACACCGCGGTCATCGCATCCGGATGGTCGTCCATGACGAAGTACATGGACTACCTGGCATCGACCAGCAACAACTTCCAGCGGGACGGCGGGGCCTACAAGGACTGGCTGAACCTCAACGACGACACGGCGTCGAACATCATCGGCACCGCGTTCTACGCGCACAGCGCCGATCTGATGTCCCAGATGGCGGCGGCGATCGGCAACACCGACGACGCGACCAAGTACCGCACCCTCTACAACAACATCCGGGCGTCGTACCAGGCGTCGTTCATCGACGCCTTCGGCAACCTGGCCAGCAACACCCAGACCGGCTACGCCATCTCGATCTCGTTCGGTCTGGCGCCGGACGCAGTGCGGACGGCCATGGCGACCAATTTCGTCGCCACCCTGCAGCGGGCCAACTGGCACCTGTCCACCGGGTTCCTCGGGCTGAAGGATCTGTTGCCCGCGTTGACCGACATCGGCCGCAGTGACGTGGCCTACCGGGTGCTGCTGAACAAGGACTACCCGTCCTGGGGCTATGAGATCAGCAAGGGCGCGACCACTGTGTGGGAACGCTGGGACTCGATCGGCCAGAACGGGCAGTTCGGCGACGTGGGTATGAACTCGTTCAACCACTACGCCTACGGCTCCGTCGGCGCCTGGATGTACGACACCATCGGCGGTATCTCCGCGCTCGAGCCCGGGTACAGGAAGTCGCTGATCGCACCGGTTCCGGGCGGCGACCTCACCCACAGCTCGATGGACTACCAGACCCCGTACGGCACCGTCAGCAGCCACTGGACCGTGGCGGCTGGTTCGTATCACCTGAATGTCTCGGTCCCGGCCAACACGACGGCACGGGTAGTCGTTCCGGCGGTCAACCCGCTGGCCGTCACCGAAGGCGGGCAGCCGCTGTCCAAGGCGGACGGAGTCGTGTCCGACTCGGACACGGGTGACACCGTCACCATCGAGATCGGCTCCGGCGACTACGCATTCGCCGTCGAATCCCCGGCGGCCGATCTGGCATCGGTCAAGGACGGGCTCGCCGCCCTCGGGGCCAAGGTCACCGCGGCCAACCTGACGGACGCCCAGCGGGCCGCGCTGGTGGCCGACCTGGGCACCGCGAACGATGACGTCGATGCGGCTCTGGCCGACCCGACGGTGGTGGCCACCAAGGCCGCTGCCGCCCTGGCCGCGCTGAAGGACGCGTCATCGCTGATTGCGGCCGACCTGGCCGCCGGACCGCTCGACCAGGCCGGTTCCGACGCACTGACCGGTCTGCTGACCCCGATGCTGGACAGTCTGGGCAAGGCCGTTGCAGCCGCGCTCGGCCTGAGTGTCACCACCACCGCACCGACCGGTGAGGTGCTGCCCGGGCAGACGGTCAACCTCTCGGTGACCGCGGTCAACGGTTCGACGAGCGACATCGCCGACATGGGAGCATCTCTCGATCTGCCGGCCGGATGGTCGGCCACGCCGGCCAGTGCTGCGCACGTCGCGGTGGCCGCCGGTCAGACTGCTACCTTCGCGTTCGCCGTCTCGGTGCCCGCGGACGCGACGGTCGGCAGCAACGCGCTCGTCGGTCGGGTCGAGGTGCCCAGTCAGTCCGGGCGCGTGTCCATCCCGGCCTCGACGACGGTGACGGTCGGTACCCCGGTCACTCTCACCGCCGCCGCGACCCCGGCCTCGGCCGTCCCGGGCGGGTATGCGCGGGTGAAGGTGGCGCTGCACAACCGTTCCACCACCGCCGTCACCGGATCGGTGTCCCTCGCCGTTCCGACCGGTTGGGCGGTGCCCGATCCTTCCGCCCCGGTGACGGTGGCGGCGGGTGCGGACGCGACTGTCACGGTCGTTCTGCTCGCGCCGGTGACCGGCACGGCCGGACCCATCAGCGGGATCACGGCCTCCTTCGCCTCGTCGACCCAGACGCTGGCCCAGGCGGCGGTGCCCTTCACGCTGACCATCGGCGAACCCGTGGCGACGCAGGTCGTCGACTACCTCGACATGGGCAACACCGGTTCGGCGGCGGCGGACGAACCTGCCCACGCCGTGACGTTCTCGTCCCGTTCGGGCAACAGCCCGGACGAGGCCGGATACACCCGCCGCTACACCTTCAAGGGCACCACCGACGGGTTCATCCAGTTCACCATGAAGATCACCAAGGGCCAGCCGTTCGTGCTGCGGGCCCGGGAAACCTATGACGGTCCGCAGATCAAGCAGTACACGGTCAAGGTCAACGGCGTCCTGGTCAACTCCCGGATGTTCACCCACACCGGCGGGGTCGGCACCGAGATGTACCAGGTGCTGGTCGACGACCCGACGCTGTTGACCGGAGACACGGTGACGGTGCGGTTCGACAACAACCCGCAGGGACTCAACTACGACCCGTCCATCGCGGATGTCTGGACCCTGCCGGCGCCGGGGGCCGACACCACCGCTCCGGCCGTCACACTGACGACCGACCCGGCGGCGCCCAACGGGACCAACGGCTGGTACACCTCGCCGGTCACCCTGACGGCGAGCGCCACGGACGACGGTGACCAGTTCCCGGTCATCTCGGCGGCCGTGGACGGTGCGGAGGCCGCGCAGGTCTCGGCTCCGATCACCTTCACCACCGACGGGATCCACACAGCGTCGGTGACGGCGGCGGACGCCGTCGGCAACGTGTCGGCGCCGACGGCCTGGACGGCCAAGGTCGATGCCACTCCGCCGGTGTCGAGTGGCTCGGTGGACCCGGTGACCCGCCAGGCCACCTTCACCGCGGCCGACAACACCTCCGGTGTGGCCCGCATCGAGTACCAGTTGCCGGGCGGCGGCTGGCTCACCGCGACCGGCCCGGTGACGGTCGGTGCGGCGGCGGTGGTCATCTCCTACCGGGCGGTCGACCAGGCGGGGAATGTCGAAGCAACGCATCAGGTGTCGATGCCGAAGGCCGGGGTCACCCTCCTCACGTCGACCACCCTCGCGGTGCTGTCCAGCGGTTCCGTCGGCGCCGGCGGTTCGGTCACGTTGACGGTCAAGGTGTCCGGCTCGGGAGCCGTCCCGACCGGGGCTGTCCGCGTCACGTCACGCGGTGTGCAGGTCGGCCAGGGTGTCCTGTCCGGTGGCCGGGTCGTACTGACCATCAAGGCCAGTGCTCTCCTGCCAGGGTCGTACCGGCTGCTGGTCGGCTACTCGGGGAACGCCGTGTACGCGGCCTCCTCCGACACGGTCGACCTGTCCGTGGTCAAGGCGACGTCCTCCACGTCGCTGAGGGTGACGCCGTCCACCGTGGTGTACGGCAACTCGCCGAAGGCCGTTGTGGTGGTCCAGGTTCCGGGACTCACGGCGACCGGCATCGTCACCCTGTCCGACGGACGCCGGGTGATCGCCCGCGGACGGCTGGCGAAGAACGCGGTGACCATCACGCTGCCGGCGACCCTGTCGGTCGGAACGCACACCCTGACGGCGTCCTACTCCGGTGACCGGTCGGTCAAGCCGTCGTCCGGTACGGCCAAGCTGGTCGTTGTCAAGGCCACGGCGAAGGTGAAGGCCCCGGCTCGAACGGTGCGGGCATCGGCGAAAGCGGTGGTCGGCGTGACGGTGTCGACGAACTCGAAGTCGATTGCCGCCGCCGGGGTGGTGATCGTGAAGGCGATGGCCGGCCGCCGGCTCGTGGCGACCGGTGCCGCGCGTCTGTCCGGTGGTCGCGCCTCGGTCACGTTGCCGAAGCTGTCGGTCGGTAAGTACACGCTGACGGTGTCCTACGCCGGCAGCACGGTGGTCTCGGCCGCCTCGGTCAAGACCGGGCTGACCGTCACGAAGTAG